A genomic window from Thermococcus sp. LS1 includes:
- a CDS encoding RNA ligase, with translation MVSSHFRNILLKLGIPEERLSVLEGKGGLVEDEFEGIKYVRFRDSAKGFRRGTIVFENGEVVLGFPHIKRVVQLENGIRRVFKNRPFYVEEKVDGYNVRVVKVGDKVLALTRGGFVCPFTTERVEDFINFDFFRDYPNLVLAGEMAGPESPYLVEGPPYVKEDIQFFLFDIQEKGSGKSLSVEERLKLAEEYGIPHVEVFGVYDRRRIDDLYDLIERLHRERREGIVMKSPDMKKVAKYVTPYANINDVRIGSHIFFDLPHGYFMQRIKRLAFYLAEKHIKGEEFDEYAKALGKALLRPFVESIHEVANGGEVEEVFTVRVKNITTAHKMVTHFERLGVKIHIEDIEDLKNGYWRITFKRVYPDATREIRELWNGLAFVD, from the coding sequence ATGGTAAGCTCTCACTTCAGGAACATTCTGCTCAAGCTCGGCATCCCTGAGGAGCGATTATCAGTCCTCGAGGGTAAGGGGGGCCTCGTCGAAGACGAGTTTGAGGGTATCAAATACGTCCGCTTCCGCGACTCCGCCAAAGGCTTCAGGCGTGGAACCATCGTCTTCGAGAACGGCGAGGTGGTTCTGGGCTTTCCCCACATAAAGCGCGTCGTCCAGCTTGAGAACGGGATAAGGCGCGTCTTCAAGAACAGGCCTTTCTACGTCGAGGAGAAGGTCGATGGATACAACGTTAGAGTCGTTAAAGTGGGAGATAAGGTTCTCGCCCTCACAAGAGGAGGCTTCGTCTGTCCCTTCACGACGGAGAGGGTTGAGGACTTCATAAATTTCGACTTCTTCAGAGACTACCCGAACCTCGTTCTGGCTGGGGAGATGGCCGGGCCTGAAAGCCCTTACCTCGTCGAAGGTCCGCCCTACGTGAAGGAGGATATTCAGTTCTTCCTCTTTGACATCCAGGAGAAGGGGAGTGGGAAGAGCCTTTCCGTAGAGGAAAGGCTGAAGCTCGCTGAAGAATATGGAATTCCCCACGTTGAAGTGTTCGGAGTTTATGATCGACGCCGCATTGACGACCTCTACGACCTCATTGAGAGGCTCCACCGCGAGAGAAGAGAAGGAATCGTCATGAAGAGCCCCGACATGAAGAAGGTGGCGAAGTACGTAACGCCCTACGCTAACATCAACGACGTCAGGATAGGCTCGCACATATTCTTTGACCTGCCACACGGCTACTTCATGCAGCGGATTAAGCGCCTCGCTTTCTATCTAGCGGAGAAGCACATCAAGGGTGAGGAGTTCGATGAGTATGCCAAAGCCCTGGGGAAGGCACTGCTACGGCCCTTCGTTGAGAGCATCCACGAGGTGGCCAACGGCGGCGAGGTCGAGGAGGTCTTCACGGTGAGGGTCAAGAACATAACGACCGCCCATAAAATGGTGACCCACTTCGAGAGGCTCGGAGTTAAGATCCATATCGAGGACATCGAGGACTTGAAGAACGGCTACTGGAGGATAACCTTCAAGCGAGTTTACCCAGATGCCACGCGCGAGATTAGAGAACTGTGGAACGGATTGGCTTTTGTGGACTGA
- a CDS encoding putative RNA uridine N3 methyltransferase, with protein sequence MAWHIFIPDSLLEETDDPKIRTYKVGQIARAAAIFGVEHIWIYRAGGKDGRFIKLILEYAETPQYLRKRLFPLMPELKYVGVIPPLRTPHHKLKGKPKVGEIREGFAFRRGKRTLADIGLDELALVEGDVEGRATFRIVSTRPLRVIPAKPEEYWGYRVHLTKKSLAKTLKKAGLDLAIATSRKGQDIRDVKLPPLEGEVGFIFGSPRKGVMELLGEEDYPFDLILNTIPNQRTATVRTEEAVLATLAVFNLIRRD encoded by the coding sequence ATGGCCTGGCACATCTTCATTCCCGATTCGCTCCTCGAAGAAACCGACGACCCGAAAATCAGGACGTACAAAGTTGGACAGATAGCCAGGGCGGCAGCGATATTCGGCGTCGAGCACATCTGGATTTACAGGGCCGGCGGGAAGGACGGAAGGTTCATCAAGCTCATCCTCGAGTACGCGGAAACGCCCCAGTACCTCAGGAAGAGGCTCTTCCCCCTCATGCCCGAACTCAAGTACGTTGGCGTGATTCCCCCGCTCAGAACGCCCCACCACAAGCTCAAGGGCAAGCCCAAGGTTGGAGAAATCCGTGAAGGCTTCGCCTTCAGGCGGGGGAAAAGGACGCTGGCGGACATCGGCCTCGACGAGCTCGCTTTGGTAGAGGGGGACGTTGAGGGGCGCGCAACGTTCAGAATTGTCTCAACGAGGCCGCTTAGGGTCATACCAGCGAAGCCAGAGGAGTACTGGGGATACAGGGTGCACCTCACGAAAAAGTCCTTAGCAAAAACACTTAAAAAGGCCGGGCTTGACTTGGCAATCGCCACCTCCAGGAAGGGGCAAGACATTCGAGACGTGAAGCTTCCCCCGCTCGAGGGGGAGGTCGGATTCATCTTCGGCTCACCGAGGAAGGGCGTGATGGAGCTCCTCGGCGAGGAGGATTATCCCTTTGATCTAATCCTCAACACCATTCCAAATCAGCGGACAGCTACCGTCCGCACCGAGGAGGCCGTCTTGGCCACCCTTGCGGTGTTTAATCTCATAAGGAGGGATTGA
- a CDS encoding 50S ribosomal protein L3, translated as MGKIHRPRRGSLAYSPRKRAKSIVPRIRKWPKDSEVRMLGFAGYKAGMTHILMIDDRPGLTKGKEIFMPVTVVEVPPLFVYGIRAYRQGYLGLETATEVWFHELNDYVKRRIKTLPKDYNEEAFQAKLGQLEDLVNDGEIVDVRLLVHTQPWLIKLKKKPEVMEYAIGGDDVKAKFDYAKEKIGKELRASEVLHEGELLDVIAVTKGKGTQGPVKRWGIKIQFHKAQRAGKGRHVGNLGPWHPTRVMWTVPQAGQMGFHHRTEFNKRLIAIGENGKLKLDEKNEIEITPKGGFPHYGIIRSDFLMIQGTIPGSFKRIIRVRPAIRPPKKKPPVERPQITYISRESKQ; from the coding sequence ATGGGAAAAATACACAGGCCAAGGAGAGGTTCATTGGCTTACTCCCCAAGAAAGAGGGCTAAGAGCATAGTCCCGAGAATCAGGAAGTGGCCGAAGGACAGCGAGGTCAGGATGCTCGGTTTCGCCGGCTACAAAGCTGGCATGACCCACATCCTCATGATAGACGACAGGCCAGGGCTCACCAAGGGCAAGGAGATATTTATGCCGGTCACGGTAGTCGAGGTCCCGCCGCTCTTCGTCTACGGCATCAGGGCCTACAGGCAGGGCTACCTCGGACTTGAAACTGCCACCGAGGTCTGGTTCCACGAGCTCAACGACTACGTCAAGAGGAGGATAAAGACCCTGCCGAAGGACTACAACGAGGAGGCCTTCCAGGCCAAGCTTGGCCAGCTTGAGGACCTCGTCAACGATGGCGAGATAGTTGACGTCAGACTGCTCGTCCACACCCAGCCGTGGCTCATCAAGCTCAAGAAGAAGCCCGAGGTTATGGAGTACGCCATCGGTGGCGACGACGTCAAGGCCAAGTTTGACTACGCCAAGGAGAAGATAGGCAAGGAGCTCCGCGCGAGCGAGGTTCTCCACGAGGGAGAGCTCCTCGACGTCATAGCCGTCACCAAGGGCAAGGGAACCCAGGGCCCAGTCAAGAGGTGGGGAATAAAGATCCAGTTCCACAAGGCCCAGAGGGCTGGAAAGGGCAGGCACGTCGGTAACCTTGGTCCATGGCACCCGACCAGGGTCATGTGGACCGTTCCGCAGGCCGGTCAGATGGGCTTCCACCACAGGACTGAGTTCAACAAGAGGCTCATCGCCATAGGCGAGAACGGCAAGCTCAAGCTCGACGAGAAGAACGAGATAGAGATTACCCCGAAGGGAGGCTTCCCGCACTACGGCATCATAAGGAGCGACTTCCTCATGATACAGGGCACTATACCGGGTTCCTTCAAGAGGATAATCAGGGTCAGGCCGGCTATAAGGCCGCCGAAGAAGAAGCCGCCCGTTGAGAGGCCGCAGATAACCTACATCAGTAGGGAATCCAAGCAGTGA
- the rpl4p gene encoding 50S ribosomal protein L4 codes for MKVKVFNLEGEPVEEIELPKVFATPFRPDLIRRAVIASWTHRIQPQGRDPLAGKRRVTENIGKGHGMARVERIKTSPRFAAFVPFARGGRRTHPPKVEKIIWEDINKKERRLAIMSAIAATANYDLVRARGHIVDNIPQVPLVVVDDLEKVFKTAQTREIFKKLGVWDDIERAKKNTKIRAGKGKMRGRRYKKAKGPLIVVAKNEGIVQGARNHPGVDVVTVENLGVELLAPGTHPGRLTIWTKGAIERLREIYG; via the coding sequence ATGAAGGTTAAGGTTTTCAATCTCGAAGGCGAGCCAGTCGAGGAGATAGAGCTTCCAAAGGTCTTTGCCACTCCCTTCAGGCCCGACCTCATCAGGAGGGCTGTCATCGCCTCATGGACCCACAGGATTCAGCCCCAGGGTAGGGACCCGCTCGCTGGAAAGAGAAGGGTCACAGAGAACATCGGAAAGGGCCACGGAATGGCGAGAGTTGAGAGGATAAAGACCTCCCCGAGGTTTGCCGCCTTCGTCCCATTCGCGAGGGGCGGAAGGAGGACCCACCCGCCGAAGGTCGAGAAGATAATCTGGGAGGACATCAACAAGAAGGAGCGCAGGCTCGCCATCATGAGCGCCATAGCTGCCACCGCCAACTACGACCTCGTTAGGGCCAGAGGTCACATCGTTGACAACATTCCGCAGGTTCCGCTCGTTGTCGTCGACGACCTCGAGAAGGTCTTCAAGACCGCCCAGACTAGGGAGATCTTCAAGAAGCTCGGCGTCTGGGACGACATAGAGAGGGCCAAGAAGAACACCAAGATACGGGCCGGTAAGGGTAAGATGCGCGGAAGGCGCTACAAGAAGGCCAAGGGCCCGCTCATCGTTGTCGCCAAGAACGAGGGAATCGTCCAGGGAGCCAGGAACCACCCGGGTGTCGATGTCGTCACCGTCGAGAACCTCGGCGTCGAGCTGCTCGCTCCGGGTACCCACCCGGGAAGGCTCACCATCTGGACCAAGGGCGCTATAGAGAGGCTTAGGGAGATTTACGGGTGA
- a CDS encoding 50S ribosomal protein L23 produces the protein MDPYKVIIRPVVTEKAVAMIENENKLTFIVDRRATKQDIKRAVEAMFDVKVEKVNTLITMRGEKKAYVKLKPEYSASEIAARIGLF, from the coding sequence ATGGACCCATACAAGGTTATTATCAGGCCGGTCGTCACCGAGAAGGCCGTTGCCATGATCGAGAACGAGAACAAGCTCACCTTCATAGTTGACAGGCGCGCCACCAAGCAGGACATCAAGAGGGCCGTGGAAGCGATGTTCGACGTCAAGGTCGAGAAGGTCAATACCCTCATCACCATGAGGGGAGAGAAGAAGGCCTACGTGAAGCTCAAGCCTGAGTACAGCGCAAGTGAGATTGCTGCCAGGATAGGATTGTTCTGA
- a CDS encoding 50S ribosomal protein L2, translating into MGKSLIQQRRGKGTTTFRAPSHRYRGAVRYVPLNLTKEKTIVGKVVEILHDPGRTAPVARVKFENGMEKLIIAPEGILVGEEIAIGPNAPIKIGNTLPLAMIPEGSYVYDIEGAPGDGGKYVRAGGAYALVVSREKDKVIVQLPSGELKQFNPMCRATIGVVAGGGRLEKPIVKAGKAYYIAKARNRFWPKPRGVKMNAVNHPHGGKEHHIGRPSTVSRRAPPGRKVGHIAARRTGRRK; encoded by the coding sequence ATGGGAAAGAGTTTGATTCAACAGAGGAGAGGTAAGGGAACCACGACCTTTAGGGCCCCCTCCCACAGGTACAGGGGTGCCGTCAGGTACGTTCCGCTCAACCTGACAAAGGAGAAGACCATCGTCGGTAAGGTCGTTGAGATACTCCACGACCCTGGAAGGACCGCTCCAGTGGCTCGCGTCAAGTTCGAGAATGGCATGGAGAAGCTCATTATCGCTCCCGAGGGAATCCTCGTCGGCGAGGAGATTGCCATAGGACCGAACGCTCCAATCAAGATAGGCAACACCCTCCCGCTTGCCATGATACCGGAGGGAAGCTACGTCTATGACATAGAGGGAGCCCCTGGAGACGGCGGTAAGTACGTTCGCGCTGGCGGTGCCTACGCCCTCGTCGTCAGCAGGGAGAAGGACAAGGTCATCGTCCAGCTTCCGAGCGGCGAGCTCAAGCAGTTCAACCCAATGTGCAGGGCTACCATTGGTGTCGTTGCCGGTGGCGGTAGGCTCGAGAAGCCCATAGTCAAGGCAGGAAAGGCATACTACATCGCCAAGGCAAGGAACAGGTTCTGGCCGAAGCCGAGGGGTGTCAAGATGAACGCCGTCAACCACCCACACGGTGGTAAGGAGCACCACATCGGCAGGCCGAGCACCGTTTCGCGTAGAGCTCCGCCCGGAAGGAAGGTTGGTCACATAGCCGCGAGAAGAACTGGTAGGAGGAAGTGA
- a CDS encoding 30S ribosomal protein S19 has product MARKKEFRYRGYTFEELLNMSLEDFAKLLPGRQRRSLKRGLSPEQKKLLRKIRLAKKGKYNKPIRTHSRDMVILPEMVGMTIHVYNGKEFVPVEIKEEMIGHYLGEFALTRKIVQHGSPGVGATRSSMFVAIK; this is encoded by the coding sequence ATGGCGAGAAAGAAGGAGTTTAGGTATAGGGGTTACACCTTCGAGGAACTGCTCAACATGTCACTCGAGGACTTTGCTAAGCTCCTCCCTGGGAGGCAGAGGAGGAGCCTTAAGAGGGGCCTCAGCCCCGAGCAGAAGAAGCTCCTCAGGAAGATCAGGCTTGCTAAGAAGGGCAAGTACAACAAGCCCATCAGGACCCACAGCAGGGACATGGTCATCCTTCCAGAGATGGTCGGCATGACCATTCACGTCTACAACGGAAAGGAGTTCGTTCCAGTCGAGATTAAGGAGGAAATGATAGGCCACTACCTCGGTGAGTTTGCTCTCACGAGGAAGATCGTCCAGCACGGCTCGCCTGGTGTCGGTGCAACCAGGTCATCGATGTTCGTGGCCATCAAGTGA
- the rplV gene encoding 50S ribosomal protein L22, whose protein sequence is MSRGRFSYSFQNFDPERMARASGRDLRISPKHSVELLREIKGMMLNDALKYLDDVIALKRPVPMRRFNDSQGHKPGKGFGPGRYPVKVAKAVKKVLLNAKNNAEQKGLDPDRLKIIHAAAHRGPVLRGYIPRAFGRATPFNEQTTHIEIVVEEIRR, encoded by the coding sequence ATGAGCAGGGGCAGGTTTTCCTACTCATTCCAAAATTTTGACCCCGAGAGGATGGCTCGTGCGAGCGGAAGGGACCTCAGGATTTCCCCGAAGCACAGCGTTGAGCTCCTGAGGGAGATAAAGGGCATGATGCTCAACGACGCACTCAAGTACCTTGACGACGTTATTGCCCTCAAGAGGCCGGTTCCAATGAGGCGCTTCAACGACAGCCAGGGCCACAAGCCGGGCAAGGGCTTCGGTCCAGGTCGCTACCCAGTCAAGGTCGCCAAGGCCGTTAAGAAAGTCCTCCTCAACGCCAAGAACAACGCAGAGCAGAAGGGCCTCGACCCAGACAGGCTCAAGATAATCCACGCTGCCGCCCACAGGGGACCAGTGCTCCGTGGATACATCCCGAGGGCCTTCGGAAGGGCCACACCGTTCAACGAGCAGACCACCCACATCGAGATAGTCGTTGAGGAGATTAGGAGGTGA
- the rpsC gene encoding 30S ribosomal protein S3: protein MAIERYFIKEGVREMLIDEYLEKELRRAGYSGIDIKKTPLGTKVIIFAANPGYVIGRGGRRIRELTRILERQFGLENPQIEVEEIKNPYLNAKVQAVRLAQALERGVHFRRAAYAAIRAIMRNGARGVEIRLSGKLTGERAKSVRFYQGYLAKVGNPAETLVSKGYAQALLKLGVIGVKVSIMPPDAKLPDEIEVIEKPIQEEEVSEE from the coding sequence TTGGCGATCGAGAGATACTTCATCAAGGAAGGCGTTAGGGAGATGCTCATCGACGAGTACCTTGAGAAGGAGCTTAGGCGCGCCGGTTATAGTGGTATAGACATCAAGAAGACCCCGCTCGGAACCAAGGTCATCATCTTCGCCGCCAACCCCGGTTACGTCATCGGAAGGGGCGGTAGGCGCATTAGAGAGCTCACCAGGATCCTTGAGAGGCAGTTTGGCCTCGAGAACCCGCAGATCGAGGTTGAGGAGATCAAGAACCCCTACCTCAACGCTAAGGTCCAGGCCGTCAGGCTCGCCCAGGCCCTTGAGAGGGGTGTCCACTTCAGGAGGGCTGCCTACGCTGCCATAAGGGCCATCATGAGGAACGGCGCCAGGGGTGTCGAGATAAGGCTCAGCGGCAAGCTCACCGGAGAGAGAGCCAAGAGCGTCAGGTTCTACCAGGGCTACCTTGCCAAGGTCGGAAACCCGGCCGAGACTCTCGTCAGCAAGGGCTATGCCCAGGCCCTGCTCAAGCTCGGCGTCATAGGTGTCAAGGTCTCCATCATGCCGCCCGACGCCAAGCTCCCGGACGAAATTGAGGTCATCGAGAAGCCCATCCAGGAGGAAGAGGTGAGTGAAGAATGA
- the rpmC gene encoding 50S ribosomal protein L29, with the protein MKPSEIREMSIEEIDKKIRELRLELAKERGVLTMGASLENPMVIRNIRRDIARLLTIKKEKLREKR; encoded by the coding sequence ATGAAGCCGAGCGAGATTAGAGAGATGAGCATTGAGGAGATCGACAAGAAGATCAGGGAGCTCCGCCTCGAGCTTGCCAAGGAGAGGGGTGTGCTTACCATGGGGGCCTCTCTTGAGAACCCCATGGTCATCCGCAACATCAGGCGCGATATCGCGCGCCTGCTTACCATAAAGAAAGAGAAGCTTAGGGAGAAAAGGTGA
- the yciH gene encoding stress response translation initiation inhibitor YciH: MLFKEVLKEQQRIRVYIEKARYGKLKTIIEGIDEKEFDLEDIAKKLKAKLACGGTVKKGRIELQGDHRERVKKLLADLGFSEDLIEIE; encoded by the coding sequence ATGCTCTTTAAGGAGGTCCTGAAGGAGCAGCAGAGGATTAGAGTTTACATAGAGAAGGCCCGCTACGGAAAGCTTAAAACCATAATCGAGGGCATAGACGAGAAGGAGTTTGACCTCGAGGATATAGCCAAAAAGCTGAAGGCGAAGCTGGCATGCGGCGGAACGGTAAAGAAGGGAAGGATAGAGCTCCAGGGAGACCACAGAGAAAGGGTCAAGAAGTTGCTAGCAGACCTTGGATTTTCAGAGGACTTGATAGAAATCGAGTGA
- a CDS encoding ribonuclease P protein component 1 — protein MRRNGKEGKDRAPGRPQRKGQEVASRPWIFRGLDRNRVTAKNILWHELIGLKAKIIRASHPELVGIEGYVLDETRNTLTICGERVWVIPKDVVELEFEVGDKRIRINGRELIGRPEMRLKKRWRR, from the coding sequence ATGCGGCGGAACGGTAAAGAAGGGAAGGATAGAGCTCCAGGGAGACCACAGAGAAAGGGTCAAGAAGTTGCTAGCAGACCTTGGATTTTCAGAGGACTTGATAGAAATCGAGTGACGGCGAAAAACATCCTCTGGCACGAGCTCATAGGGTTGAAAGCAAAAATTATAAGGGCATCTCATCCAGAGCTGGTTGGCATCGAGGGCTACGTCCTTGATGAGACGAGGAACACCCTCACCATATGTGGTGAGAGGGTCTGGGTTATCCCGAAGGACGTGGTGGAGCTCGAGTTTGAGGTTGGCGATAAAAGAATCCGGATCAACGGAAGGGAACTGATTGGAAGACCCGAGATGAGATTGAAGAAGAGGTGGAGACGATGA
- a CDS encoding 30S ribosomal protein S17 yields the protein MREIGLKIQPPAEKCDDPHCPWHGNLKIHGRYFEGIVISDKPKRTVTVERQHYHYLKKYERYELRRSRIHAHNPPCINAKPGDKVLIAETRPLSKTKSFVVVGILQRAEER from the coding sequence ATGAGAGAGATTGGATTGAAGATTCAGCCTCCCGCTGAGAAGTGTGATGACCCGCACTGCCCCTGGCACGGGAACCTCAAGATACACGGCAGATACTTTGAGGGCATCGTCATCAGCGACAAGCCCAAGAGGACCGTTACCGTTGAGAGGCAGCACTACCACTACCTCAAGAAGTACGAGAGGTATGAGCTCAGGAGGAGCAGGATACACGCACACAACCCGCCGTGCATCAATGCCAAGCCCGGCGACAAGGTTCTCATTGCTGAGACCAGGCCGCTTAGCAAGACCAAGAGCTTCGTCGTCGTTGGCATACTCCAGAGGGCAGAGGAGAGGTGA
- a CDS encoding 50S ribosomal protein L14, translating into MAKKGAGATRGISPVRPTRALPIGAYLKVADNSGAKLIQIIGVVGYKGTRRRLASAGVGDMVVATVKKGRPDIRHQVVRAVVVRQRKEYRRLDGMRVKFEDNAAAIVTPEGVPRGTEIRGAIAREAAERWVRLGSIASIVL; encoded by the coding sequence ATGGCGAAGAAGGGTGCAGGTGCTACGAGAGGTATTAGTCCCGTCAGGCCGACCCGCGCTCTGCCGATTGGCGCCTACCTCAAGGTCGCCGACAACAGCGGTGCCAAGCTCATCCAGATAATCGGTGTCGTTGGCTACAAGGGAACTAGGAGGAGGCTTGCCAGTGCCGGCGTCGGCGACATGGTCGTCGCCACCGTCAAGAAGGGAAGGCCGGACATAAGGCACCAGGTCGTTAGGGCAGTTGTTGTCAGGCAGAGGAAGGAGTACAGAAGGCTCGATGGCATGCGCGTTAAGTTCGAGGACAACGCTGCTGCCATAGTCACCCCGGAGGGTGTTCCGAGGGGAACCGAGATCAGGGGTGCCATAGCTAGAGAGGCCGCCGAGAGGTGGGTTAGGCTCGGTAGCATAGCGAGCATTGTGTTGTGA
- the rplX gene encoding 50S ribosomal protein L24, with translation MKLDTKQPRKQRKFLYNAPLHLRSKIMSATLSKELRQKYGVRSLPIREGDKVKIMRGDYKGKEGKVVEVNLKRYRIYVEGVTQKKVDGTEVFYPVHPSNVMIVELNLEDEEREKIIERRAG, from the coding sequence ATGAAGTTGGATACCAAGCAGCCGAGGAAGCAGAGGAAGTTCCTCTACAACGCTCCCCTTCACCTTAGGAGCAAGATAATGAGCGCCACCCTGAGCAAGGAGCTCAGGCAGAAGTACGGCGTGAGGAGCCTTCCGATAAGGGAGGGCGACAAGGTCAAAATCATGCGCGGCGACTACAAGGGCAAGGAAGGAAAGGTCGTTGAGGTCAACCTCAAGAGGTACAGGATCTACGTCGAGGGCGTTACCCAGAAGAAGGTCGACGGTACCGAGGTCTTCTACCCGGTTCACCCGTCGAACGTTATGATAGTCGAGCTCAACCTCGAGGACGAGGAGAGGGAGAAGATAATTGAGAGGAGGGCTGGTTGA
- a CDS encoding 30S ribosomal protein S4e, producing MARKGAKRHLKRLAAPNQWYIERKAYKWAVRPRPGPHSMKTSIPLLYIVRDYLGYAKTAREARKILNEGRILVDGRVRKDYKFPVGIMDVVSIPETGEHYRVLPNRIGKLILHPITEKEANIKPLRISNKRMVKGAKVQLNLHDGSNHLVALSEKDRFMTAYTVLMKVPEREIIEVIPFEVGAYVFVTQGKNVARKGKVVEVRQFPMGWPDVVTIEDENGELFDTLKEYAFVVGKDKPEISLP from the coding sequence ATGGCGAGGAAAGGCGCTAAGAGGCACCTTAAGAGGCTTGCCGCTCCAAATCAGTGGTATATTGAGAGGAAGGCCTACAAGTGGGCTGTTAGGCCGAGACCCGGCCCGCACAGCATGAAGACCTCCATTCCGCTGCTCTACATCGTCAGGGACTACCTTGGCTATGCCAAGACCGCTCGCGAGGCCAGGAAGATACTCAACGAGGGCAGGATACTCGTTGACGGCCGCGTTAGGAAGGACTACAAGTTCCCGGTCGGTATAATGGACGTCGTTTCCATCCCCGAGACTGGTGAGCACTACAGGGTTCTTCCGAACAGGATTGGCAAGCTCATACTCCACCCGATAACTGAGAAGGAGGCTAACATAAAGCCGCTCAGGATCAGCAACAAGAGGATGGTCAAGGGAGCCAAGGTTCAGCTCAACCTTCACGACGGAAGCAATCACCTCGTTGCCCTCAGCGAGAAGGACAGGTTCATGACCGCCTACACTGTTCTCATGAAGGTTCCGGAGAGGGAGATAATCGAGGTCATCCCATTCGAGGTCGGTGCCTACGTCTTCGTTACCCAGGGTAAGAACGTCGCAAGGAAAGGTAAGGTCGTCGAGGTCAGGCAGTTCCCGATGGGATGGCCGGATGTCGTCACCATCGAGGACGAGAACGGCGAGCTCTTCGACACCCTGAAGGAGTACGCCTTCGTGGTTGGAAAGGACAAGCCGGAGATTTCCCTTCCGTGA
- a CDS encoding 50S ribosomal protein L5: MQINREAILADWEAHPMRKPRIAKVTINIGVGESGERLTKAETMLEQLVGQKPIRRRAKQTNKDFGIRRGEPIAVKVTLRGKKAEEMLRRLLAAVDNKLKASNFDEHGNFCFGIDEHINIPGVEYDPEIGIFGMDVCVTLERPGFRVAKRRRQRKKIPNRHKLTKEEGIVFAMEEFNVQVEGL; encoded by the coding sequence ATGCAGATCAACAGAGAGGCCATACTTGCTGACTGGGAAGCTCACCCCATGAGGAAGCCCAGGATTGCGAAGGTCACCATCAACATTGGAGTTGGCGAGAGCGGTGAGAGGCTTACCAAGGCCGAGACCATGCTCGAGCAGCTCGTCGGCCAGAAGCCGATAAGGAGGCGCGCGAAGCAGACCAACAAGGACTTCGGAATCAGGCGCGGCGAGCCTATCGCTGTGAAGGTCACCCTCAGGGGCAAGAAGGCTGAGGAGATGCTCAGGAGGCTCCTCGCTGCGGTTGACAACAAGCTCAAGGCGAGCAACTTTGACGAGCACGGCAACTTCTGCTTTGGTATAGACGAGCACATCAACATCCCGGGCGTCGAGTACGACCCTGAGATAGGCATCTTTGGTATGGACGTCTGCGTTACCCTTGAGAGGCCTGGATTCAGGGTTGCCAAGAGGAGGAGGCAGAGGAAGAAGATACCGAACAGGCACAAGCTGACCAAGGAAGAGGGTATCGTCTTCGCTATGGAGGAGTTTAACGTCCAGGTGGAGGGATTGTGA
- a CDS encoding 30S ribosomal protein S14, with protein sequence MAKADYNKRKPRKFGKGARRCVRCGQYGPIIRIHGLMLCRHCFREIAPKLGFKKYE encoded by the coding sequence ATGGCGAAGGCTGACTACAACAAGAGGAAGCCGAGGAAGTTTGGAAAGGGCGCCAGGAGATGCGTCCGCTGCGGACAGTACGGCCCAATCATCAGGATCCATGGCTTGATGCTCTGCAGGCACTGCTTTAGAGAGATAGCCCCCAAGCTGGGCTTTAAGAAGTACGAGTGA
- a CDS encoding 30S ribosomal protein S8 — protein MTLLDPLANALSHITNSERVGKKEVYIKPASKLIGEVLRVMQENGYIGEFEFIDDGRAGIYRVQLIGKINKAGAIKPRFPVKAREYEAWEKRFLPAFEFGILIVSTSQGVMTHKEAIEKGIGGRLIAYVY, from the coding sequence ATGACTTTGCTTGACCCGCTGGCTAACGCTCTCTCCCACATAACCAACAGCGAGAGGGTCGGAAAGAAGGAGGTTTACATAAAGCCCGCTTCCAAGCTCATTGGAGAGGTCCTCAGGGTTATGCAGGAGAACGGCTACATAGGTGAGTTCGAGTTCATCGACGACGGAAGGGCCGGCATCTACAGGGTGCAGCTCATAGGCAAGATAAACAAGGCCGGTGCGATAAAGCCAAGGTTCCCGGTCAAGGCGAGGGAGTACGAGGCCTGGGAGAAGAGGTTCCTTCCGGCCTTCGAGTTCGGTATCCTCATCGTCTCGACCTCCCAGGGCGTCATGACCCACAAAGAGGCCATAGAGAAGGGAATCGGCGGAAGGCTGATAGCCTACGTCTACTGA